The proteins below come from a single Beutenbergia cavernae DSM 12333 genomic window:
- a CDS encoding cell division protein SepF has protein sequence MGALRKTMLYLGLSEADRAEGAESEYAEYDEYAQSDAPEQQKPREHAPAAVTPIRSARSAASSAGSAGDLRRITTVHPRTYNDAKIIGESFRSGTPVIMNLTDMTDAEAKRLVDFSAGLVFGLHGSIERVTNKVFLLSPASVEIATDSAEDEEPQARFFNQS, from the coding sequence ATGGGAGCCCTGCGGAAGACGATGCTGTACCTCGGGCTGTCCGAGGCGGACCGTGCCGAGGGGGCGGAGTCGGAGTACGCGGAGTACGACGAGTACGCCCAGTCGGACGCTCCGGAGCAGCAGAAGCCGCGCGAGCACGCGCCGGCCGCGGTGACGCCGATCCGATCGGCCCGCTCCGCGGCGTCGTCGGCGGGGAGCGCCGGCGACCTGCGTCGCATCACGACCGTCCACCCGCGCACGTACAACGACGCGAAGATCATCGGGGAGTCCTTCCGATCCGGCACGCCCGTCATCATGAACCTGACGGACATGACCGACGCCGAGGCGAAGCGCCTCGTCGACTTCTCGGCGGGACTGGTGTTCGGCCTGCACGGCTCGATCGAGCGAGTCACCAACAAGGTCTTCCTGCTCTCGCCTGCCTCCGTCGAGATCGCCACCGACTCGGCCGAGGACGAGGAGCCGCAGGCGCGCTTCTTCAACCAGAGCTGA
- a CDS encoding DivIVA domain-containing protein: MALLTADDVLNKKFQTTKFREGYDQDEVDDFLDEIVNTLRVTAGENEELKTKLAAAERRVSELSRSGGGAAAAAPAVDETGPVTQVTAPVAPEPEPEPPAPKPTPAPAPAYAQPAAPAAPAPRPGQTEPESATGMLQLAQRLHDEYVRNGKEEADRIVAEARSAGDQIQQEAQEQRSRTLKQLETERATLEHKISQLRAFERDYRTRLKGYLGGLLENLDKQASIIGLDSAADVPTLP; this comes from the coding sequence ATGGCGCTGCTGACAGCAGACGACGTTCTCAACAAGAAGTTCCAGACCACCAAGTTCCGTGAGGGCTACGACCAGGACGAGGTGGACGACTTCCTCGACGAGATCGTCAACACTCTCCGCGTCACCGCGGGCGAGAACGAGGAGCTCAAGACGAAGCTCGCCGCCGCCGAGCGGCGCGTGTCCGAGCTGAGCCGGTCCGGTGGTGGCGCGGCAGCGGCCGCGCCGGCCGTCGACGAGACCGGCCCTGTGACCCAGGTGACGGCGCCGGTGGCGCCGGAGCCCGAGCCCGAGCCGCCGGCACCCAAGCCGACGCCCGCTCCGGCGCCTGCTTACGCGCAGCCCGCGGCTCCGGCCGCCCCGGCTCCGCGTCCCGGGCAGACCGAGCCCGAGTCGGCGACCGGCATGCTGCAGCTCGCGCAGCGGCTCCACGACGAGTACGTGCGCAACGGCAAGGAGGAGGCCGACCGGATCGTCGCCGAGGCGCGTTCGGCCGGTGACCAGATCCAGCAGGAGGCGCAGGAGCAGCGCTCCCGGACGCTCAAGCAGCTCGAGACGGAGCGGGCGACGCTCGAGCACAAGATCTCGCAGCTGCGGGCGTTCGAGCGCGACTACCGGACCCGGCTCAAGGGGTACCTCGGGGGCCTGCTGGAGAACCTCGACAAGCAGGCGTCGATCATCGGCCTCGACTCCGCGGCCGACGTCCCGACCCTGCCGTAG
- the lspA gene encoding signal peptidase II: protein MTSQEPVGQHDATHGPAAEGEAVEASARAGDADATPSESSGAPPVPPERRRRLLWQFAVLAVAVVLVDQVTKYLAVTNLEPGERVPVIGDLLSFTLVFNPGAAFSFGTGVTWVFTIAMVAVSIAVLVTARKIGTARWAVALGALLGGAVGNLIDRLFREPGFGVGHVVDFINYADLFVGNVADIAIVLSAAGIALLAVQGRALDGSRVQHADG, encoded by the coding sequence ATGACCAGCCAGGAGCCCGTCGGGCAGCACGACGCCACCCACGGCCCTGCGGCCGAGGGGGAGGCGGTGGAGGCGTCGGCGAGGGCCGGCGATGCGGACGCGACGCCGTCGGAGTCCTCCGGCGCCCCGCCCGTTCCCCCCGAGCGTCGACGTCGTCTGCTGTGGCAGTTCGCCGTCCTCGCGGTCGCGGTGGTGCTGGTCGACCAGGTCACCAAGTACCTCGCGGTGACGAATCTCGAGCCGGGCGAGCGGGTCCCGGTGATCGGCGACCTGCTCTCGTTCACGCTGGTGTTCAACCCCGGGGCAGCGTTCTCGTTCGGCACCGGCGTCACGTGGGTCTTCACGATCGCGATGGTGGCGGTGAGCATCGCCGTCCTCGTGACGGCGCGGAAGATCGGCACGGCGCGCTGGGCGGTGGCCCTCGGAGCCCTGCTCGGCGGGGCGGTCGGCAACCTCATCGACCGGCTCTTCCGCGAGCCCGGCTTCGGCGTCGGGCACGTGGTCGACTTCATCAACTACGCGGACCTCTTCGTCGGCAACGTCGCCGACATCGCGATCGTCCTCTCGGCCGCGGGGATCGCGCTGCTGGCCGTGCAGGGGCGGGCGCTCGACGGATCGCGCGTGCAGCACGCCGATGGCTGA
- a CDS encoding YggT family protein, giving the protein MLGWIASIAYLLVLLFIVAMLIRIVFDLIQVFSREWRPQGVTLVLAEAVYTVTDPPIKLVRRVIPPLRIGGVAIDLAFLVVMIVASFLLQILSRLA; this is encoded by the coding sequence GTGCTTGGCTGGATCGCGTCGATCGCCTACCTGCTCGTCCTGCTCTTCATCGTCGCGATGCTGATCCGGATCGTGTTCGATCTCATCCAGGTGTTCTCGAGGGAGTGGCGCCCGCAGGGCGTGACCCTGGTGCTCGCCGAAGCCGTGTACACCGTCACGGATCCACCGATCAAGCTCGTGCGGCGCGTGATTCCCCCGTTGCGGATCGGCGGCGTCGCCATCGATCTCGCCTTCCTCGTGGTCATGATCGTCGCGTCGTTCCTCCTGCAGATACTCTCCAGGCTCGCCTGA